A single genomic interval of Streptomyces sp. 1222.5 harbors:
- a CDS encoding PP2C family protein-serine/threonine phosphatase, giving the protein MIESGGPRLRRRHGLGRFVRLSPVLLTVVIAGLAYATPPDVAFSRLLPAAPALAAAMWPVLPTVLLGTVCLLLMIGLSFVFPGLNAWWTSAGIIAVTVAAAYGSHVRLQRERTLIQVRLVADAAQQVVLSPMPRRCGSIEIESLYLAAAAEARIGGDFYEVVDTRFGVRLLIGDVRGKGLPAVGAAAAIVNAFREAAHDEAELVSVARRLDASSIRYNAVFPPEGTLERFATALLVEIPHGGGHLEILNCGHPPPLLLNRRELRVLEPTAPSPLLNLAELIGDHYNVDSFDFTPGDLLFLYTDGIVETRAGDGAFFPLAAWMRQQPPMPPHELLTVLHRDLIRYSRGRLDDDIAALAVRLCEP; this is encoded by the coding sequence GTGATCGAGTCTGGAGGGCCGAGGCTGCGTCGTCGCCACGGCCTGGGCAGGTTCGTACGGCTGTCGCCGGTCCTTCTGACCGTCGTCATCGCGGGCCTGGCGTACGCCACCCCGCCGGACGTGGCATTCAGTCGCCTCCTGCCCGCGGCGCCGGCCCTCGCCGCCGCCATGTGGCCGGTACTCCCCACCGTTCTGCTGGGGACGGTCTGCCTTCTTCTGATGATCGGTCTCAGCTTCGTGTTCCCCGGTCTGAACGCCTGGTGGACGTCTGCGGGAATCATCGCGGTCACCGTGGCGGCCGCGTACGGAAGCCACGTCAGGCTCCAACGGGAGCGGACCCTCATCCAGGTGCGCCTCGTCGCCGACGCGGCACAGCAGGTGGTGCTGAGTCCGATGCCGCGTCGCTGCGGGAGCATCGAGATCGAGTCGCTGTATCTCGCGGCCGCGGCGGAGGCTCGTATCGGCGGAGACTTCTACGAGGTGGTCGACACGCGATTCGGGGTCAGGCTGCTCATCGGCGACGTGCGCGGCAAGGGCCTGCCGGCGGTGGGGGCGGCCGCGGCGATCGTCAACGCCTTCCGCGAAGCAGCCCATGACGAGGCCGAACTGGTCAGCGTCGCGCGCCGGCTGGACGCCAGCAGCATCCGTTACAACGCCGTGTTTCCCCCCGAGGGGACTTTGGAGCGCTTCGCCACCGCCCTTCTCGTCGAAATCCCGCACGGGGGCGGCCACCTCGAGATCCTCAACTGCGGGCATCCCCCGCCACTGCTCCTGAACCGGCGGGAACTCCGCGTCCTCGAGCCGACGGCCCCCTCGCCCCTGCTCAACCTCGCGGAGCTGATCGGCGATCACTACAACGTCGACAGCTTCGACTTCACACCAGGTGACCTGCTGTTTCTCTACACCGACGGGATCGTCGAGACCCGCGCCGGCGACGGCGCGTTCTTCCCGCTGGCGGCCTGGATGCGCCAACAGCCGCCGATGCCGCCGCACGAACTGCTCACGGTCCTTCACCGCGACCTCATCCGCTACAGCCGAGGACGCCTCGACGACGACATCGCGGCCCTGGCGGTGCGCCTGTGCGAACCCTGA
- a CDS encoding DUF3592 domain-containing protein: MPLTIGVAHLWFGVYGLRRASAIRRTGVMATGHIVRHEVTRSDEGVECVHPVAAWTTRDGRACAYPSRCGRGSSGRRLGVGTTVTVRYDPENPRRFAIQGWDTAVVDKVFTVVGAVLTAGTLVVLLVRLLTL; encoded by the coding sequence ATCCCGCTGACGATCGGCGTGGCCCACCTGTGGTTCGGCGTCTACGGACTCCGCCGCGCCAGTGCGATCCGGCGCACCGGCGTCATGGCAACGGGACACATCGTCCGCCACGAGGTGACACGAAGCGACGAAGGCGTCGAATGCGTCCACCCGGTCGCAGCCTGGACGACCCGGGACGGCCGAGCGTGCGCGTACCCGTCCAGGTGCGGCCGCGGGTCCTCAGGAAGGCGTCTCGGCGTAGGAACCACTGTCACCGTGCGCTATGACCCCGAGAACCCGCGCCGGTTCGCCATTCAGGGCTGGGACACAGCGGTGGTCGACAAGGTGTTCACCGTGGTGGGGGCAGTGCTCACGGCGGGGACGCTGGTGGTGCTGCTCGTCCGACTCCTCACTCTTTGA
- a CDS encoding DEAD/DEAH box helicase: protein MKHPDGSGIAHGGPPQPGATAPAVSFADLDLPVEVLRTLSGLGVREPFPIQAATLPDALKGRDVLGRGRTGSGKTLAFGLPLLTRTAGRRAEPKQPLALILVPTRELAQQVTEALAPYAEALRLRMATVVGGTSIGRQVAALRQGAEVVVATPGRLHDLIERNACRLGRVRITVLDEADQMCDLGFLPQVVDVLDQVHPDGQRMLFSATLDRDVDQLVHSYLRAPVVHSVDPSAGTVSTMRHHVLVVHGPDRYAVTTEIAARDGRVLLFLDTKHAVDQLTRHLRANGVHAGALHSGKSQPQRTRTLAQFKDGQITVLVATNVAARGLHVDDLDLVVNVDPPTDPKDYVHRAGRTARAGESGSVVTLVLAGQRRETSRMMAEAGIEPTVTKVRSGEAELSRITGAKAPSGTPLDGPAVPRQKNTNAPFRGLGTSKDTSRGAGGKSRKAGEARKLAEARRAAQVRRNG from the coding sequence ATGAAGCATCCCGATGGCTCAGGCATCGCTCACGGCGGTCCCCCCCAGCCCGGCGCTACGGCCCCGGCCGTCTCCTTCGCCGACCTGGACCTGCCGGTCGAGGTGCTGCGGACACTGAGCGGACTCGGGGTGCGCGAACCCTTTCCCATCCAGGCCGCCACCCTGCCCGATGCCCTGAAGGGGCGCGACGTCCTGGGGCGCGGGCGTACCGGCTCGGGCAAGACGCTCGCCTTCGGCCTGCCGCTGCTGACACGGACGGCCGGGCGGCGCGCCGAACCGAAGCAGCCCCTCGCTCTGATCCTCGTGCCCACCCGTGAGCTGGCCCAACAGGTCACCGAGGCGCTGGCACCGTACGCGGAGGCACTGCGGCTGCGGATGGCCACGGTCGTCGGCGGCACGTCGATCGGCCGGCAGGTCGCCGCGCTGCGCCAGGGAGCCGAGGTGGTCGTCGCCACCCCCGGACGCCTGCACGACCTCATCGAACGCAACGCTTGCCGCCTGGGACGGGTACGGATCACCGTCCTGGACGAGGCCGACCAGATGTGCGACCTGGGGTTCCTGCCACAGGTCGTCGACGTGCTCGACCAGGTGCACCCCGACGGACAGCGGATGCTGTTCTCGGCCACCCTGGACCGTGACGTCGATCAACTGGTACACAGCTACCTCCGCGCCCCCGTCGTCCACTCGGTCGACCCGTCCGCGGGCACGGTCTCGACGATGCGGCACCACGTTCTGGTCGTCCACGGTCCCGACCGCTACGCCGTCACCACGGAGATCGCCGCCCGTGACGGCCGCGTCCTGCTGTTCCTCGACACCAAGCACGCCGTCGACCAGCTCACCCGGCATCTGCGGGCCAACGGTGTGCACGCCGGGGCCCTGCACAGCGGCAAGTCCCAGCCACAGCGCACACGGACCCTCGCGCAGTTCAAGGACGGCCAGATCACCGTCCTGGTGGCGACCAACGTCGCGGCCCGTGGCCTGCACGTCGACGACCTCGATCTGGTGGTCAACGTCGACCCGCCCACCGACCCCAAGGACTATGTGCACCGGGCAGGTCGCACCGCCCGCGCGGGGGAGTCCGGCAGCGTGGTCACGCTCGTGCTCGCGGGCCAGCGCCGCGAGACGAGCCGCATGATGGCCGAGGCCGGCATCGAGCCGACCGTCACCAAGGTGCGCTCCGGCGAGGCGGAGCTGAGCCGGATCACCGGCGCCAAGGCTCCCTCCGGCACCCCGCTCGACGGCCCCGCCGTCCCCCGCCAGAAGAACACCAACGCTCCCTTCCGCGGCCTCGGCACCAGCAAGGACACCTCCCGCGGCGCGGGCGGCAAGTCCCGGAAGGCCGGCGAGGCCCGCAAGCTCGCCGAGGCCCGCAGGGCCGCTCAGGTGCGCCGTAACGGCTGA
- a CDS encoding DUF5302 domain-containing protein — protein sequence MTAEPVSTEGSEPAAPETSPLAPDSDGNYDLKRKFREALARKRGAQADGADAAANPNASKVRAAHGPAASQRSFRRKSGG from the coding sequence ATGACCGCAGAGCCCGTCTCCACGGAAGGTTCGGAGCCGGCTGCCCCGGAGACTTCGCCCCTGGCGCCGGACAGCGACGGCAACTACGACCTCAAGCGCAAGTTCCGCGAGGCCCTGGCGCGCAAGCGCGGTGCCCAGGCGGACGGCGCTGATGCCGCCGCCAACCCCAACGCGTCGAAGGTGCGTGCGGCGCACGGTCCGGCCGCGAGCCAGCGGTCGTTCAGGCGCAAGAGCGGCGGCTGA
- a CDS encoding SDR family NAD(P)-dependent oxidoreductase, producing MTGAEDVAAAPRREQNDDSPLRGKVAIVTGAASGLGRATALGLAKAGARVVVADLDARGGREVADLVGGHFRACDVSDLDANHALVEFTRETYGGVDIALLNAGVATGCGVGEDFSPALYRRAMGANLDGVVFGTHAVLPALRARGGGSIVATASLAGLAAVPLDPLYAANKHAVVGLARSLGPALAPENVRFNAVCPGFAESRIIDPLRGMLSEQGLPVIPAETVADTVLRILTGDGTGECWFIQPGREPEPFRFRNVPGPGVPAGV from the coding sequence GTGACCGGCGCGGAGGACGTCGCCGCCGCCCCGCGGCGCGAACAGAACGACGACAGCCCGCTCAGGGGAAAGGTGGCGATCGTCACCGGCGCCGCCAGCGGGCTGGGCCGGGCCACGGCGCTGGGACTGGCGAAGGCGGGGGCGCGCGTGGTCGTCGCGGACCTCGACGCGCGGGGCGGCCGGGAGGTGGCCGACCTGGTCGGCGGCCACTTCCGCGCCTGCGACGTCTCCGACCTCGACGCCAATCACGCGCTGGTCGAGTTCACCCGGGAGACGTACGGCGGTGTCGACATCGCGCTGCTCAACGCGGGCGTGGCGACCGGGTGCGGCGTCGGTGAGGACTTCTCCCCCGCGCTCTACCGACGGGCGATGGGGGCCAACCTCGACGGTGTGGTCTTCGGTACCCACGCGGTACTGCCGGCGCTGCGGGCCCGCGGCGGAGGATCGATCGTGGCGACCGCGTCCCTGGCCGGTCTGGCGGCCGTACCGCTCGATCCCCTGTACGCGGCCAACAAGCATGCGGTCGTGGGACTTGCCCGCTCCCTGGGGCCGGCTCTGGCGCCGGAGAACGTGCGCTTCAACGCCGTCTGCCCCGGGTTCGCCGAATCGCGGATCATCGACCCGTTGCGCGGCATGCTCTCCGAGCAGGGTCTGCCGGTCATCCCGGCCGAGACCGTCGCGGACACGGTGTTGCGGATCCTTACCGGTGACGGCACGGGCGAGTGCTGGTTCATCCAGCCCGGTCGCGAACCGGAGCCGTTCCGCTTCCGCAATGTCCCCGGCCCGGGCGTGCCCGCCGGCGTATGA
- a CDS encoding NADP-dependent oxidoreductase, translating into MSATNRQIRLAARPVGEVKPEDWEHRCEPLEVPGPGRFAGRTVAISLDPAMRGWLDDRPSYLPPVGIGEVMRAGSVVEVTASDHPDFQPGDHVVGTFGVQEYVVSDGRGAMKIDTSLAPPSTYLGALGMPGMTAYFGLLDVGALKDGETVVVSGAAGAVGTIVGQIAKAKGCRVVGIAGGPEKCALLTGELGFDAAIDYRADDVRKALREHAPDGIDVYFDNVGGDILDAALTRLAMHARVVVCGAISQYNNATPVKGPSNYLTLLVRRARMEGFVVFDYAKRYAEAAQEIAAWIGDGRIKVKEHVVRGTVDDFPETLQMLFRGENVGKLVLELA; encoded by the coding sequence ATGTCCGCGACCAACCGGCAGATCCGTCTGGCAGCCCGCCCCGTGGGCGAAGTGAAACCCGAAGACTGGGAGCACCGATGCGAACCCCTTGAGGTCCCGGGCCCGGGCCGGTTCGCGGGCCGGACGGTCGCCATCTCCCTGGATCCGGCCATGCGGGGCTGGTTGGACGACCGCCCCTCCTACCTGCCGCCCGTGGGCATCGGAGAGGTGATGCGGGCCGGGTCGGTCGTCGAGGTCACCGCCTCCGACCACCCGGACTTCCAGCCGGGCGATCACGTGGTCGGCACGTTCGGCGTCCAGGAGTACGTGGTCTCCGACGGCCGGGGCGCGATGAAGATCGACACCTCGCTCGCCCCGCCCTCGACGTATCTGGGAGCGCTGGGCATGCCCGGCATGACCGCCTACTTCGGCCTGCTGGACGTCGGAGCGCTGAAGGACGGCGAGACCGTCGTGGTGTCCGGGGCCGCCGGTGCGGTCGGCACCATCGTGGGGCAGATCGCGAAGGCCAAGGGCTGCCGGGTCGTGGGCATCGCGGGTGGGCCGGAGAAGTGCGCGTTGCTCACCGGCGAACTCGGATTCGACGCGGCGATCGACTACCGGGCCGACGACGTCAGGAAGGCACTGCGTGAGCACGCACCCGACGGCATCGACGTCTACTTCGACAACGTCGGAGGGGACATCCTCGACGCCGCGCTGACCCGGCTGGCGATGCACGCGCGCGTCGTGGTCTGCGGCGCGATCAGCCAGTACAACAACGCCACGCCCGTGAAGGGGCCCTCGAACTACCTCACGCTGCTGGTGCGCCGTGCCCGGATGGAGGGCTTCGTCGTCTTCGACTACGCCAAGCGCTACGCGGAGGCGGCGCAGGAGATCGCCGCCTGGATCGGCGACGGCCGTATCAAGGTCAAGGAACATGTGGTGAGGGGCACTGTGGACGACTTCCCCGAGACGTTGCAGATGCTCTTCCGTGGCGAGAACGTCGGCAAGCTCGTGCTGGAACTGGCGTGA
- a CDS encoding DUF485 domain-containing protein, which yields MTFPDDSPYPYPPPARPGWEQPQAEPPAHAPWGGSPGRQAPYGPGVPQDNSYAYDAYWPDPYGQTPRNRPSASGTDRHGGDLDALRSAYRVLRRVSTLTALGSFVVYVLLSCWAPDLMGAEITGDLSLGMALGVLQLVVTFAAVLWYGRSAERSVDPLARAVRERAVPRTDLEGGAAR from the coding sequence ATGACATTTCCCGACGACAGCCCGTATCCGTACCCACCCCCGGCGCGGCCGGGATGGGAGCAGCCGCAGGCCGAGCCCCCTGCCCATGCCCCCTGGGGCGGGTCCCCCGGGCGGCAGGCGCCGTACGGACCCGGCGTTCCGCAGGACAACTCGTATGCATACGACGCATACTGGCCCGACCCGTACGGGCAGACGCCCCGGAACCGGCCGTCCGCGTCCGGGACGGACCGGCACGGTGGCGACCTCGACGCCCTGCGGTCCGCCTACCGCGTGCTCCGCCGCGTCTCCACGCTCACCGCGCTCGGTTCCTTCGTGGTGTACGTCCTGCTGTCCTGCTGGGCGCCGGACCTGATGGGGGCCGAGATCACCGGTGATCTGAGCCTGGGCATGGCCCTGGGGGTCCTCCAGCTCGTCGTCACCTTCGCGGCGGTCCTCTGGTACGGCCGCAGCGCCGAACGCTCCGTGGACCCGCTCGCGCGCGCCGTGCGAGAGCGGGCGGTCCCCCGGACGGACCTGGAAGGCGGGGCGGCGAGATGA
- a CDS encoding cation acetate symporter → MNDFGTGTQTVVLVLFTALVTLTLLMCVLAGSDRDDLTDFYTGYRTLTPLKNGLAIAGDYISAATVLSTTGIIALAGYDGYVLAVSTALSLVLLMFLLAEPLRNVGSFTMGDVLARNMPGRATRIASCAVTLSATLPFLVVQLSGAGSLLTFILGLPHVAGARTTCIVLVGSLMIIYAALGGIKGTALIQMIKIVLLLGTSAAVAVLVLNRFDWSPDAVLQAARRGSGAGPAFFHQGLQLGTSAVDRLDFASLQITVILGAACLPHITMRLYSARDVPAVRRSMSWAVGTVTTFCLLVIIMGTGAAALVGSRFITAADPHGRASVLMLSRALGDGPGSVGTTVLYAAMAGTVFITLLSSVAGMTLAAASSLAHDLFAHAVRRGRAAPRTEMTVAAWTSVAVGIAAIALSVLVQNWDVAVLTTLAICIGASAVAPALTYSLFWRGFTRTGLLASLYGGATCTLVLMAFSKAVSGTPAAVFPHADFHWFPMQSTGLVSVPFGYLAGWLGSRLEHRRRAADSHESRRLYEESEARLLAAAE, encoded by the coding sequence ATGAACGACTTCGGCACGGGGACGCAGACCGTCGTCCTGGTCCTCTTCACCGCCCTGGTGACCCTCACCCTGTTGATGTGCGTGCTGGCGGGCTCGGACCGCGACGACCTGACGGACTTCTACACCGGCTACCGCACGCTCACGCCACTCAAGAACGGCCTGGCGATCGCGGGCGACTACATCTCGGCGGCCACGGTGCTGAGCACCACCGGCATCATCGCGCTCGCCGGATACGACGGTTACGTCCTGGCGGTCAGCACCGCCCTCTCGCTGGTGCTGCTGATGTTCCTGCTGGCCGAACCGCTGCGCAACGTCGGCAGTTTCACCATGGGCGACGTCCTGGCCCGCAACATGCCCGGGCGTGCGACCCGTATCGCCTCCTGCGCGGTGACGCTCAGCGCGACCCTTCCCTTCCTGGTCGTCCAACTCTCCGGAGCCGGATCACTGCTCACCTTCATCCTGGGCCTCCCGCATGTGGCCGGCGCCAGGACGACGTGCATCGTCCTCGTCGGCAGCCTGATGATCATCTACGCGGCCCTCGGCGGCATCAAGGGAACCGCGCTCATCCAGATGATCAAGATCGTGCTTCTGCTCGGCACCAGCGCGGCCGTCGCCGTCCTCGTCCTGAACCGCTTCGACTGGAGCCCCGACGCGGTGCTCCAGGCCGCCAGGCGCGGCAGCGGAGCGGGCCCCGCCTTCTTCCATCAGGGCCTTCAACTGGGTACCTCGGCCGTCGACCGGCTGGACTTCGCCAGTCTCCAGATCACCGTGATCCTCGGCGCAGCCTGCCTGCCTCACATCACGATGCGTCTGTACTCCGCACGGGACGTGCCGGCCGTTCGTCGCTCCATGTCGTGGGCGGTCGGTACGGTCACCACGTTCTGCCTGCTGGTGATCATCATGGGTACGGGCGCGGCGGCGCTGGTGGGTTCGCGGTTCATCACCGCGGCCGACCCGCACGGACGGGCGTCGGTGCTCATGCTGTCCCGGGCGCTCGGCGACGGCCCCGGCTCCGTGGGCACCACGGTTCTCTACGCGGCCATGGCGGGCACGGTGTTCATCACTCTGCTCTCCTCGGTCGCCGGAATGACCCTGGCCGCGGCCTCGTCGCTCGCCCACGACCTGTTCGCGCACGCCGTGCGGCGGGGACGGGCCGCGCCCCGTACGGAGATGACGGTTGCCGCGTGGACGAGCGTGGCCGTGGGCATCGCTGCCATCGCGCTCTCCGTCCTGGTCCAGAACTGGGACGTCGCCGTGCTGACCACGCTGGCCATCTGCATCGGGGCGTCGGCCGTGGCCCCCGCGCTGACGTACTCACTGTTCTGGCGCGGCTTCACGCGCACGGGCCTGCTCGCCAGCCTGTACGGCGGCGCGACCTGCACGCTGGTGCTGATGGCCTTCTCCAAGGCCGTCTCCGGCACGCCGGCCGCGGTCTTCCCGCACGCGGACTTCCACTGGTTCCCCATGCAGTCCACCGGACTCGTCTCCGTCCCGTTCGGCTATCTGGCGGGCTGGCTGGGCAGCCGTCTGGAGCACCGGCGCCGCGCCGCCGACAGCCACGAGAGCCGGCGCCTGTACGAGGAGAGCGAGGCACGGCTGCTCGCCGCGGCCGAATGA
- a CDS encoding ABC transporter substrate-binding protein → MRKTTALRAAAAATAALLTVTACSSRRDKADQDTAVDGACKGQQTTGITDNAIKLGGIYPLSGPASAYGTISKGVGAYFEYVNDKGGIDGRKVRFIVRDDGYQPPKAVEEARRLVEQEKVFAVFQTLGTPSTAAVWDYLDKQKVPQPFVATGASVWGTDDRHPWTIGWQPNYVAEARVYAKYLKDTKPKAKVAVLYQNDDFGKDLLGGFEKAVAGSGVKVVATESYEVTDPSVSAPMASLSRSRADVLLDVTTPKFGSQALAADARNTGWNPLHIVNNVASSAAVLKPVGFKNVQGVVSATYFKDPADPQWADDPDVKTYKEALHKYAPDTDPDNQFNAYGWAVASSLHKALDSMKCPTREGLRDAVRKLKDVRVGMLLPGVTMSTGHGDAFPLETMQLMRFKGERWQLFGKPVDTREEFGPLTK, encoded by the coding sequence ATGCGCAAGACGACCGCTCTGCGGGCGGCCGCGGCCGCGACCGCCGCCCTGCTCACCGTGACCGCCTGCAGCAGCCGCCGGGACAAGGCGGACCAGGACACCGCCGTCGACGGTGCCTGCAAGGGTCAGCAGACCACCGGCATCACCGACAACGCGATCAAACTGGGCGGGATCTACCCGCTGTCAGGACCCGCCTCCGCGTACGGCACGATCAGCAAGGGGGTCGGTGCCTACTTCGAGTATGTCAACGACAAGGGCGGCATAGACGGCCGCAAGGTGCGGTTCATCGTCCGGGACGACGGCTACCAGCCGCCCAAGGCGGTCGAGGAGGCCCGCAGACTCGTCGAGCAGGAGAAGGTCTTCGCCGTCTTCCAGACGCTGGGCACCCCGTCCACGGCGGCCGTGTGGGACTACCTCGACAAGCAGAAGGTGCCGCAGCCCTTCGTCGCCACGGGTGCCTCCGTCTGGGGCACGGACGACAGGCATCCCTGGACCATCGGGTGGCAGCCCAACTACGTGGCCGAGGCCCGGGTGTACGCCAAGTACCTCAAGGACACCAAGCCGAAGGCCAAGGTGGCCGTCCTCTATCAGAACGACGACTTCGGCAAGGACCTGCTCGGCGGGTTCGAGAAGGCGGTCGCCGGCAGCGGTGTGAAGGTGGTCGCCACGGAGAGCTACGAGGTGACCGACCCGTCCGTGTCGGCACCGATGGCGAGCCTGTCCCGCTCAAGGGCGGACGTGCTGCTGGACGTCACCACCCCCAAGTTCGGCAGCCAGGCCCTCGCCGCCGACGCCAGGAACACCGGGTGGAACCCGCTGCACATCGTGAACAACGTGGCGTCGTCCGCCGCGGTGCTCAAGCCCGTCGGCTTCAAGAACGTGCAAGGCGTGGTCTCCGCGACCTACTTCAAGGACCCCGCCGATCCGCAGTGGGCTGACGACCCCGACGTCAAGACGTACAAGGAGGCGCTGCACAAGTACGCCCCCGACACCGACCCGGACAACCAGTTCAACGCCTACGGCTGGGCCGTCGCGTCCAGCCTGCACAAGGCGCTGGACTCGATGAAGTGCCCGACCAGGGAAGGGCTGCGGGACGCGGTGCGGAAGCTGAAGGACGTCCGGGTGGGGATGCTGCTGCCCGGCGTCACCATGTCCACCGGCCACGGTGACGCCTTCCCGCTGGAGACGATGCAGCTCATGCGGTTCAAGGGCGAGCGGTGGCAGCTGTTCGGCAAGCCGGTGGACACCCGCGAGGAGTTCGGCCCGCTGACGAAGTGA
- a CDS encoding branched-chain amino acid ABC transporter permease: MSTITGALGTERARRLRAALTTLVVAAVVVYAPFYLAPFQVFQLTMVLLYAVALAGLNLLVGFGGQISLGHGAFFAAGAYTAAVMLDRYGTGHLATLPVAAAGCFLLGLGFGVPALRLRGLHLALVTLSFAVFLPPLLKRLEPVTGGSMGLTVDKMRPPAWSGLAEDQWTYFVVLAVAAVALLLARNLLASRVGRALRAVRDDESAAEVMGVRLSLHKTLAFAWSSMFAGIAGCLYTWVIGFVSPDSFSFVLSITLLAGLVVGGLGSLYGPLLGGAFVMYVPSVSQDISEAAPGVVFGLLIITVMFVAPTGLAGLPVRVLSAVTRRPLRTAGPLDGTPEAAPATEAEPRSRAGSAPSAPLPTADPSVVDAETVGAPPRTEKE; the protein is encoded by the coding sequence ATGAGCACGATCACAGGGGCACTCGGCACCGAACGGGCCCGGCGGCTGCGGGCCGCGCTCACCACACTGGTCGTGGCGGCGGTCGTCGTCTACGCGCCGTTCTACCTCGCCCCCTTCCAGGTCTTCCAGCTGACCATGGTGCTCCTGTACGCCGTGGCGCTGGCCGGCTTGAACCTGCTGGTCGGTTTCGGCGGGCAGATCTCGCTCGGGCACGGCGCCTTCTTCGCTGCGGGGGCCTACACGGCGGCGGTCATGCTCGACCGCTACGGCACCGGCCACCTGGCCACGCTGCCGGTGGCGGCCGCCGGATGCTTCCTGCTGGGCCTCGGGTTCGGCGTACCCGCCCTGCGACTGCGCGGGCTGCACCTGGCCCTGGTCACCCTGTCGTTCGCGGTGTTCCTGCCGCCCCTGCTCAAGCGGCTCGAACCGGTGACGGGCGGTTCCATGGGCCTGACGGTGGACAAGATGCGGCCGCCCGCATGGAGCGGGCTGGCCGAGGACCAGTGGACGTACTTCGTCGTCCTGGCCGTCGCCGCGGTGGCCCTGCTGCTCGCCCGCAACCTGCTGGCGTCCCGGGTCGGCCGGGCACTGCGCGCCGTGCGGGACGACGAGAGCGCCGCCGAGGTCATGGGCGTGCGGTTGTCGCTGCACAAGACCCTGGCCTTCGCGTGGAGCTCGATGTTCGCGGGGATCGCAGGGTGTCTGTACACGTGGGTGATCGGCTTCGTCTCGCCCGACTCCTTCAGCTTCGTGCTGTCCATCACCCTGCTCGCCGGTCTGGTGGTCGGGGGGCTCGGTTCGCTGTACGGGCCCCTGCTGGGCGGAGCGTTCGTGATGTACGTGCCGAGCGTCTCACAGGACATCAGCGAGGCGGCACCGGGCGTGGTGTTCGGGTTGTTGATCATCACGGTGATGTTCGTGGCCCCGACCGGGCTGGCCGGTCTGCCGGTTCGTGTCCTGAGCGCTGTCACCCGTCGTCCGCTCCGCACCGCCGGCCCGCTCGACGGGACGCCGGAGGCCGCCCCCGCGACGGAGGCGGAACCGAGGTCCCGGGCCGGATCCGCACCCTCCGCGCCCCTTCCCACCGCGGATCCCTCAGTTGTCGACGCCGAAACCGTGGGCGCTCCGCCCCGCACGGAAAAGGAATGA
- a CDS encoding branched-chain amino acid ABC transporter permease has translation MTDLLQQVVEGLGSGAVYASLALALVLIHRFTGIVNFAQGELAMLSTYVAWQLVASGMPFWLALPATLAVSFAGGMLVERIVIRPVRGAPELTVVIVTVGLFVFVNALAGLVWSFTVKDFPQPFPDGGLDLAGVRLDWSTLGILGVVAVVMGLLYVLFQHTSVGLVMRAVACNPASARLSGIRVGRVLMLGWGLAATVGAVSGVLVAPVLFLEPNMMGGVLIYAFAAATLGGFDSPVGAVVGGLFVGVAETLTGAYVDVVGADLKVGVPLVIILAVLLVRPEGLFGRAAVERA, from the coding sequence GTGACCGATCTTCTCCAGCAAGTGGTGGAAGGGCTCGGCTCCGGTGCCGTGTACGCCAGCCTCGCGCTGGCCCTGGTGCTGATCCACCGGTTCACGGGGATCGTCAACTTCGCGCAGGGCGAGCTGGCCATGCTCTCGACGTACGTCGCCTGGCAGCTGGTCGCGTCCGGGATGCCGTTCTGGCTGGCGCTGCCGGCGACCCTCGCGGTGTCCTTCGCCGGCGGCATGCTGGTCGAGCGGATCGTGATCCGCCCCGTGCGGGGTGCGCCCGAGCTGACGGTGGTCATCGTCACGGTCGGTCTGTTCGTCTTCGTCAACGCGCTGGCCGGCCTGGTGTGGTCGTTCACGGTGAAGGACTTCCCGCAGCCGTTCCCCGACGGCGGGCTCGATCTGGCGGGGGTGCGTCTGGACTGGTCGACGCTCGGGATCCTCGGCGTGGTGGCCGTCGTGATGGGACTGCTGTACGTGCTGTTCCAGCACACCTCCGTCGGCTTGGTGATGCGGGCGGTCGCCTGCAACCCGGCCTCCGCCCGGCTGTCGGGCATCCGGGTGGGCCGGGTGCTGATGCTCGGCTGGGGGCTGGCCGCGACGGTCGGCGCGGTGTCGGGCGTGCTCGTCGCCCCGGTGCTGTTCCTGGAGCCCAACATGATGGGCGGGGTGCTGATCTACGCGTTCGCCGCGGCCACCCTCGGTGGTTTCGACAGTCCCGTCGGTGCGGTCGTCGGCGGCCTGTTCGTGGGCGTCGCCGAGACACTGACCGGGGCGTACGTCGACGTGGTCGGTGCCGATCTGAAGGTGGGCGTCCCCTTGGTGATCATTCTGGCGGTACTGCTGGTGCGGCCCGAGGGCCTGTTCGGACGGGCGGCGGTGGAGCGGGCATGA